The Lonchura striata isolate bLonStr1 chromosome 16, bLonStr1.mat, whole genome shotgun sequence genome contains the following window.
GGCgggaggcagagcccagccctgctcaggggcCATGGAGAACCGGGGATGAGCACAGCAGCATCAACCGTGGCCACGTCCCCGTGTCCTGGAGAGGCTCCAGGGGAGGTGGGGATGTGCCTGActcagccctgggagcaggagcagggtgtGGGATGACTCAGGAGGAGCTGCCCGCATGGGGGCAGCTGGGAAGCGGTGAGTAGGCAAAGACCCGAAGATGAGCCATTGTTTGTTGTGGGATTGTTCTCCCATCCTCCAGCCCACAGCTCTCCCTTCCCTTTGCCCCTTTGGCGGGGAAAATGTCACAGGTGAGCACAAGTCACCTCCACTTCTGCCAGGTGACAGTGGCCAGAGGTGgctcctgcccccagccctgacaCCCCCAACAGCCATTCCCGTGATCCCGCTGCCTTGGATGTTTTGAGAGATTCATTTTTCTGCCTGAGCTGGTCTGGAgaagctctgctggctgcatGTCACAGGTTTCCCTCTCTCCTAGCAGGATCTGCAAAGCCCAGCACTATCtctggagcagccaggcagaccTGGTGcatcccagcctgtcccctctgctccaggctctccCTGTTTCCCTGCTGGAACAGCCTCTGGGGTGGGAAGCTCCTTCCTTGGAGCTCTCACGGTACTGGATTCACAGAACCCAAGGAGCTTCAAAGCACCAAGAAACCAGCAGGtaccaacccctcctgggaCTGGGTCACTGGGAAACACCAGCAGCACTTTCCCACCTCTGCTGGCCTTCAGCACAGGCCACcatctccctccttccctgggtGATGGCTCATGCATCCCCACTCCCTGCTCCTCGGCTTGGTGCCACAGGGAGGACAAGTCTCAACCCAAATCCCTTCAGCATCTGCCCAGCCTTGTCCCTCCTGCTCACCAGCTCATCCTTGTCCTCTGAGAGCCAGGGTGAGCCAGCTTGGAGCCCCACAGCCATCTTGGGCCAAGCTTGACCCTCGTGTGGGTCAGTGCTAGGCCAGAAGCTTTGAGTACTTTGCTCCAGGGCCATGGACTGGACGGATGGTGGACACGAGGACTGAGGCCGGGCCATGACCCCAGGGTCAATACTGGACAGCTGGTGGACCCAGGGCTGAGACCAGGACACAATCCCAGGTTCCTGCATGCTGTCACACCGGGAATAACGAGTGTGGAGTGGCTGGAACCAGCTGGAGAACAGCTCAACCCGTTTTtctccccagagccctgcagggaccCCAAGATgaacagagctgctgggtggatattgggcagggctgtgctgctgccaggagtgCTGACCCCGGCTGGCAGCATCCCCAGCAAAACCCGACCCCCGAGCACTTGGTTACAGGGCAAAACCTGCCGGCTTGGCCCCGCTGCCTCTGCTCGGGCAGAGCTTCCCGCGGGACAGGGATTGCCCGGCTGGGCAGGACTTGGAGCACGATGCCCTGGGGCCAATCCTGCCCCGTCCCCGCGGCGCACCTCACCTTCTGAGCCTGGCAGATCATCTTCCTCACCACCTCCTTGATGTGCGCCTGGCCCTCGATGGGTGGCTGCATGTAGACCGTGGCCCTGGTGACCCCGCGGTAGGCGATGGTCTCgggccagcccaggtccagctGCGGGATGGAGCGGTCGGACCGCTGGGGCCAGTACTCCAGGGACGGGGCCACGTCCTGCTCGTCCCCCTGGCTGTTCCTGTCGCCctcgctgccgccgccgctgctgccgtgCCGCGGGATGTACTCGGAGCCGGGGTCGTAGGTCTCCAGCGTGTCCAGGATCTTCTTCAGCTCCAGCTCGGAAAGGAAGTCCCTGATGTTCTCCCTCTTCAGGACTTCATAGAAGGCGTCGGGGCCACGGGAGGCCAGCGCCTCCAGGGCCAGGCGCTGCTCCTCGCTGTAGAAGAACTCGGGCTTGGACTCGCTGGACCTCCAGTTGACGTGGCTGTCGTCCAGGCACTGCACCTGGGAGAAAGCCATGGTGACCCCGCACGCCGGTCCCCTGTCCCGAGGGAGCTCTGTGCCGCCGGCGAGCGCCGCGTTGTCGGCAATAAATAGGAATTAATTATTCTCCAGTCCTTAAACACACAGTTCGCTTCACCCTCCCCGGCTCAGCGCGCAGCTCGGCGGAGGCACCGCTCCCTTTTCCAACGGCTCCTGCCACGCCGGAGCTCTTCCTGCCGGGGAGGAGGGTTTGCTTTCTGGCAAGGAAAACGCGGAGCTTCCCCCAGCAGGCTGGGGCAGACAGCTCAGGTGTACCTACAGCACCGGGAAGGTCCTTCACCCCCGCGTCCgctccctcctcatcctccgcTCTCGCAAGACAACGCTAACACcggatgaaataaaaaaaactggggaagaaacaaagggaaaagCGGCTAAAGGCAGGGCAGCGAGGAGCAGGACGTGTCGGCCGAGGTGCCGTGGCCGGTTCTCGTTCCCGGAGGAGCGGGGGATGCTCGGCGCCGAGCCCCGGCCTCCTGCGCATCGCCCCGGCAGCGCTCGGCTCGGGGCTCTGCCGGCGCGCAGTGCCGGGCCGGACAGGTAACAGCGAGAagtgaaaagaggaaaaggaaaagagtgaTTCATCCCTCCGCCCTGCCCCACCTGCAGTCACATGCTGCCTTCACACGTTCCCTGCCCAGCCCGATTAACTCTTTCGGCTGGTGCGCCCTCGCACCTGCGgcgcccggagccccccggagCGCCCGGGTGTGGGAGGGTCCTGGGCGGCTCCAGAGGGTTTGGGCGTTTcgttatttatttgttttttaaatctcCCTCTGAGATTCCCCCCTCTCCCGCTGTGCCGGCTGGTAAGTCAATATTTCCCAGCCAAAGAGCTCTGTCCTGTGGTTAAcccctcctgtgctggtgcaggagCTCGGAGCCAGGGTGGGTCCAGGGTGGGCAGCACCGAGTGGGAGCTGCCAGAAAGGTTCAAAGCTGCGCTGAGgcaggtttagactggatatttgGAAGCATTTCTTTACGTAGAGGGTGTTCCAATCCTGGAACAACCTTCTTAGAGAGGTGGTCAAGGCCTCAAACCTGTCAGTGtttaagaggcatttggacaatgcccttaatTTTTTTGGTCAGCCCTCAATTGGTCAGGCAGTGGGACCAGATGATTGTTGTAGGGCTCTTCCAAATGAAACCATTTATTCTATTCTGTCCTGTCATGTCCTGTCTTGTCCTCTCCCTTTTTCTACAGCGTGGTCACGGCCACATCACCAGATCTGGCTGTGACAGGTCTCATTAGTAACAGTGAGAtggacaaaaaaccccaccctgGATTCACCACTTGGTGCTCACAAGCCAGAACTGTGCAAGCTCTCTTGAGCTTTTCTCTTGGAAGCTCAGCTGAAGACGAATTTCAGGAATTGGGGTCAGATTCTTGCGCCAATGCAAAAAAAGGGAAGTGCCATGGGCTGTGTGTCTGTCCCTGGCGTTGGCGTGGCTCATCTGGATTCACAGCCGGATAAATGAGGGCCCTGCCTGAGTCAGGCTCCTGGGGCAAAGCCGCCTGTCTGGCCAGGCGCTGGGCCATCAAAGTGCTCCTCTCTGCAGGCACAGTGGCCCTGCTCGTCCCACAGTGACAAATCCTGCGTGGGcttgtgcccagccctggcctggcctgtgcaggaggtgcagcagggctgggggacacaggaATGTGGCAGCAGTTTGTTGGGATCATGGAATTACTAAGGGTGGAAAGGGTCACCGAGTCCAACCCAGCgctgccagctccagcactACAccacgtccccaagtgccacatcaaCTTGGGGAAGATCCAAGTGCTTGGCTCCCGAAGAATATCAGCTCAGGAGGTGTTTCAGGTGGAGCTGGTGACTTTGTGGCTGACCCTGCAGGGATTTCCCAGGGGTGGGATGACATCCCCATGCTGTGGCCTGCTCACTGACTGCTGCAGCAGAGACTGAGGGGGCTGGAACCAAACCTGGGTGTTTTAGGTGAAATCCCAGCGCTGCTGGCAGCGATGGGGACAGCAAATGGACAGAGGTGAGCACTGAGCCAGCACCCAGGACCTCTTTGGGTGTGATGGGAGATGGCCCAGATGGGTGCTGGAGTGTGGGTGTGTGGCGTGGCAGGAGCGTGTTGTGGTTTTGGCCGCCTGAGCTGCTCGCTCCAGGTGTTTTTATTGTGCCAGGAGATTTACAGACTCTTTCACGGGGTGTGTGTGCACTAATGATTTATTGCATGTGGGGTAAATGCTGCATCCCAGCCGCCatgtgctggctctgctggcgGGGGCGGGTTGGGGTGGCAGAACCCCACACCTGCAGCATCTCCACCTGATGCTCACCTGGGTCCCCCATCTCCCCATCCCGGGCGTTTCTTCACCCCACGTGGTGAATTTAGGCCCCGAATTGGGTGCAGCCCCTGTTTGCAGGCTTggctggctgtggctgagcaGGTTGGTCCTCATCGTTCCAGGCGTCCCCGGGTGGATCCAGCTGGACAGGCAGCACCCGCTGCAGACACGGCCCCTTTCCTGCAGATGGAAGCATTAATTACAAGGTCCTAactaattttccatttttagcaGCGGGCCTGAGAGTGAGGCAGTGGGGTATGACACCGAGCGCTGCTCCTGGCTCGGAGGATCCTGCTTCCCACTCACGCCGAGGTGCCACCGAGTGTTCCTCGGTAGAGCTGAGGCCTGGGGCAGGCATTTCAGCTGGAACACAACATCCAGACGCTGCCTTGCCCTTTGGGACGTTTTCCACCCTCCAGCCACCAACGATTTGCATGGAGCCGTGCACAACGTGGTGTTTTAgagaggggaaactgaggcacagagcgCTGATGGCAGCtttgctcagggctgctgcaggaaggagtCACTGGAGCCTCAGCGCTGACTCTGACCTCAGGGTTGAGTCCAGGCTGGGCTTTTTGGCATCCTTGGGATGTGCTGAGCACGGCCTGTGGTCTGCCCACAACCGAGTCGTGCTCGCAGCTCACCCCGTGCTCCTTTGTGGAAGGTGCCAAGGTGTCACCACCAGTGtttgggacaaactgggaggcTGAGGGCTCGTTGGTGGAGGTCACCGGGCAGGAGAACCAGGACAGTGCTGCCAGTCCTGTGCAGGGATCACCCGTGCTCGTCCCCGTGCTCCTGCCTGGGCGGGTGCAGCCCGGAGAGCCGGGCAGCCCATCCATATTAATGCCTGACATTAATTTCCattcatttcaatattttatgagcgtaacaattaaaaaaaaaaaaaaaaaaaagggttcaTCACTCGTTGAGACATAGAAATAATTGGGTGTTGATGGTCCTGGAGCGCTGCCACGCaaatcccaggagctgctggtgctgcccaTGCCCAGGAAATTGCCACAGGGGTGcaggaaccgggctggccccggggctctgctgcctctggcTCTGGAGATTCCCCCTGGCAGCTGTCACTGGGTTTAATGTGGGAAAAATCCAacctgcactgggctgggcagcggGAGGCGAGGGGTGGGACGGGCCCTGAGGTGTTGGAGCTGCGGGTgggagtgaggagcagaggaggaTTTTCAGCTCTCGGGTGGGATGTGCTCCTTGCTCCTCCAGCCGCTGTCCTGCCAAGGTCTGGCCACGGTGGCCACGGCAAAGGCTCAACATCTGCCCAGTGGGAGGGGGCATGAGGGGGGAAGGGGTGCAGGGCTGGCCCCCACCCTGTCAGGGGTCTCAGCTTGTCACCTGCCTCTGTCCCCCAGACTCCGTGGGCTGTGTGGACCCCGAGGAGTGCACCCGTGTGTGCGGGGccaccctgggctgctccagcatcGCCTGCCCCAGGCTGGTGGTCGAGCTGATGGCAGGGGTAGGTGGGTGCCAGGGGTGACTCCATCCCCACTGGGCTTTGCtgcaccccagagctgctgccagggcttggaGATTGGGGGGGACCTGTGTTTGGGGGGACCCCACAGATGATGTGGGGGGGTCTGTGTTTGGGGGAACCCCATAGATGGTGTGGGAAGGTCTGTGTTTGGGGGTCCCACAGATGGTGTGGAAGGGTCTgtgtttgggggtcccagagaTGATGTGGGGGGGTCTgtgtttgggggtcccagagaTGATGTGGGGGGGTCTATGTTTGGGGGAACCCCATAGATGGTGTGGGAAGGTCTGtgtttgggggtcccacggATGGTGTGGGAGGGTCTGTGTTTGGGGGAACCCCATAGATGGTGTGGGAAGGTCTGTGTTTGGGGGTCCCACAAATGATGTGGAGGTGCGGAGGGCAGcgctggagctgggatgggtgCGGAGGGCAGCGCTGGGCAGTGCGGAGGGCAGCGCTGGGCAGTGCGGAGGGCAGCGCTGCCCGCACATCCCGGGGTGCCCGGGGGTGCCCCGGGCGGCGCACTCAGCGCCGGGGAATGCCCGGCTCGGTGCCACCGGCCGGGGAGACAACAACAAGGAGCCAATCTGGGTCAGGGCTGTGCCGAGGCTCGGCTGGAGCAGCGGCTGCAGCAGCGGCTTTTTCTTGGCATCTTCCACATCCCCTTCCAGAAAGGGGATGGGCAGCGATCCCGGGGAATGGGGGTCCCGTGTTGTGCCCCTTGGGAAGAGGGGCGCTTGGCTCAGGGCCTGCTTAGCTCCTCCCTGGCTTGGCTGCCGGTGACAAGGGTGTGACAAGGCAGGACGGCTTTCCCCAGGATGGATAATGAATGTTTGCGAAGGGCTTTGCCCGCCCGGGGCTGCGGTGGATCCCGGGCAGGTCCCTCAGTGCGAGCAGGACGCTGCGGGTCGTAGGGACAGAGCCAAGGAAATGTGCtgggcagaaggaaaaaagctgtgTGAGGTTTTCCTCAGCGTGGGTTGGCTCCTGAGTAGTTGTCAGGAggtcccagctgcccccacaCCCACCAGGGAGGAGATGCCACATCCTGGGATCacggtttgggctggaaggttCCTCAGAGATCATCTCGGTCCAGCCCTGAGGAAAGGGCTTTGATTGGGGGGTGGCAAAGAGCCCCGAGTTCCCAGACCTGGGGGTCTGAGCTCCAGGAGGTGGCTGTCCCCGGGGTCATCTGTCCTCTACACTCACCACATTTCTGTGCCAGGTTCCTGCTCAGCCAGCCTGgccacccagagccacccaagGCCACGGGACCCCCGGCTGTGAccctcagggaccccccagAACCCCCGTTCTGGGCCCGTGTCTGTGGCATCAGCGCCATGGTCCTGATGTGTGTCAGTATTTTCTGCTATGTCTGTTTTGCCCAGCGCCCTGACAACCCCTGGGGTGGGGAAGAGGTGCTCggagaggggaaaaatgaggatttgggtgctatttttcatttttttgggatGTGATGTTTAAATCCACTGGTGCAACGAGTTGGGTGTTCTGAGCACTACATTCCCTAAGTGGAGGTGTGAGGTGTGGGGGGCATTTGTGGGGGCAGAAAATCCTTTTGGGGGGGTAGGGACAGGCATTGGGGTGGGGAAATGGGGTCGCAGGGAAGCAAAACTGCAGTGGAGCAGCACCTGCGTGAATGGAGGGATGGGACGCCTTGGCAGCGCTGGAAAAGGAGCAGCCACTCTCAGGGGCAACACCCAAACACATTTTAATGGccctaaataaaaaataatattaaaaaaagcacCACAATTTACAGCTATGAACAGCACCCAGAGGATGGAATCTGCCTGGATCAGCCTTCCCTGGTACCCTGAGCCCTGGAATTCCTCCCTGGAGTTGTGGATcctggctgcctgcagccctccctggagctggggctttGCTTACAGGGTTTGGAGAGGATtcaaggtttggggttttgggctCACTCCCTCTGTTGCTGCCATCCCACTGGATTGTGCCtctggaaaagctttttttttgaaCACTCCACACTCCCTCCCCAGGGAACAGCgctgccagctccagccctgggctgggggacacgGACCAGGGACAAAGGGACACTCAGgctgtgtgggcagctctggTGAGCGGGGACAACGGGGCTGGGTCCTGCCCGGTCTGCGTGGGGAGGGTCACTCGTGGATGGTCACCTGAAGGTCACTGGTGGATGGTCACCTGAAGGTCACTGGTAGATGGTCACTGGAAGGTCACTGGTGGATGGTCACTCGTGGATGGTCACTCGTGGATAGTCACTTGTGGATGGTCACTCATGGATGGTCACCTGAAGGTCACTGGTGGATGGTCACTCATGGATGGTCACTTGAAGAAGGTCACTTGTCGATGGTCACTCGTGGAAGGTCACCTGAAGGTTACTCGTGGATGGTCACCTGAAGGTCACTGGTGGATGGGGTGGACGTAGCTCCGGGGGAAGAGCCCAACACGGCCGTAGATCTTCCCCTGCCACCAGTGGGGGTCAGGGCAGTCCAGGACCTCAATGATGTCCCCGCGGAGGAAGGGCAGCTGGGAGCCCTCCCGGGCTGAGAAGTTGAACTGGGCTTGCACAAATCGGGGTCTCTTCACCTGCAGGGAAGCCGAGGGCAGGGGTTGGTGGGAGGAGAGGGGTCCCCATCTGCCAGCCCCCGGCACTGGGCAGCACTGCCTGGGCCCTGGTGGGGACGCCGTGCCACCACGGCGTGAGGACGAGCCTTGGGATGCCTCCTTTGGAGAGACAGAAGCAAGAAAAGGGAAGAGTGGAGCGCTGGGGACAAGCCCAGGTGGAGGGGAACACCCCAGGGCACAAGACTCCCTGTTCTTGCTGCTGGAGACCCAAAATgggtgcccaggggacccttgGGGGCAGCTGGCAccctctccttcccagctccttccaggtgctggagctttccccatcccagctcccaaaGTCCAGTTTTGCCACCTCCACAGCCACTGCCCCAGGGCTTGGCTTTGCTGGAGCTTGgccgtgccctgccctggctctgccacctgccctgggcatCACTCCTGGCCCGAGGGACAGGGATgagtgccctgccctgccctgccctgctgagctgctccaggagctcttcctccctgcagcaccacgtctctcctgctcctcaccccGCTGAGGTGCCAGCCAgggatgtccctgtccctctgcagggacactgagCCTCGAGGGGGCTCATGCAGGGTGTGGGACCCACGGGCCCGTCCATGGTGGTACCTGCTGGGTCTGGTCCTCGTCCCACAGGAAAATCTGCTGCTCTTTGGCAATCGTGGTCATCCTGTAGAAATCCACCAGCTCGTTGAGGGAGTTGAACTTTTCCTCCCAGAGGAAATATTTGCCGTTCCTCTCCCTGAGCACCTTGAAGTGCTGGACGTCCTTCCCATAGCTGCAGAAggaagatggatggatggatggagggatggatagagggatgatggagggatggagggagggatggagggagggatggatgtatggagggatggatgtatggagggatggaaggagaCCCTTCCCCTCCTGCCGCGCGTCCCAAGGGCGCTCACCTGACGGAGAGGGAGAACTCGCCCGGGGCGCTCTCGCTGTCGCGGATCAGGAAAGCTCCCAGGCGATTGCGCTGGAGCAGCcgctcctctgccagctgccggGAGATCCTGCCCGCGTACCACCTGCGAGGGCCACCGGGCTGAGCCACGCGGGCACCCCCGGGCACCCCCGGGCACCCCCGGGCACCCCCCGGCGCCGCACCCGAGAATCCCGGTGCCACCGGGAGAGGGGTCTGCACCGGGCTCCTCGCGGGGCTGCGACCCTCCGCCGGCAatttctcccttccctccccctcctGGTTCAGCCCGGAATTTTCGGGGGGCACCTCAGGGTGCTGTGGGCGCGCTGCCCCCTCCGCGTCACCGGCAGCCGCCACCGCATCCTGTCACCTGCGCTGTCACCCCGTGCCTCGGCCCCGCTCTGCCGCCTGTCCCCTCCTCCGCGTCCCTTGGGCCCTGGTGGGAAAAGCTCTTCCAGGGGCATAGCAGAAATCCCCCGGTGCCAGGATAAACCCCGGGTGCCAGGATAAACCCCCGGTGCCAGGATAAACCCCCGGTGCCAGGATAAACCCCTCCTGCTGCACCGCCGGCAGCTCCCAAACCGGCTCAAGGAGCAGagtccccctgtcccacccctgtGCCCGAATATTTCGGGTCCGTGGGCTGGGAAGATTCTCTGCTGCTGTAAGAATTGCCCGGTGAATGATCAGCCGCGGAGTTTAGCACAGGGCCAGCCCCTCCAGGTGCTGCATGGAAGAGGCTGCGTCTCGCCCATCCCGTTTGTTATcccgagctggagaagcagTGGGATGTGCCCCGGGCTGCCCCGAGCCCACGCGTTCGCTCTGGCATTTAAATGTGATTTACCAGGGGCTAAGGATATATAAAACACAGGTTCAATCAGCGATGGATTAGGCTGGGCTTTAATAACACGGTAATAGGATTGTGTTTAATGCAGTCATAATCCCGTAACGCTTTGTTGTTCCCCAATTATCATTTATTTAGTGGCAGCTCGGTGTGAgggttggatttttgggggtacGTGGGCGTGCTGCTGCCTTTTGTCCCCTCAGGCTGTGGTGACACTGGCAGActgacccccctcccccccccccagctCTGTGACTCAGTTTCCCCCCGTGTGGGACTACCCTGGCGCGTGGCAGACCTTTGGGAATTGGGATTGTTGCCTGGCTGGTGGGGTGGTACTTACGGGTGTGGCTTGACCTTGATGTAGTTTTTGGGGACAAAGCCCTCACGGCCGAACAGCTCAGCCTTGTACCAGTTCTGGTCATCTTCCATGTTGAGGATCTGAggtgggagaggagcagggaggtgtcAGCCTGGCTGCCATTCCCTTGGCAGGGGGGCTGATGGGGACCCCATTGCTGCCCCAGACCCCTCAACACCCACCAAGCATCCCCTGGGGAAAAGGGGgctttggcagtgctggcacacCCTGCGGGCTTTGGGTTCACAGAGCTGGAAGGTGCCCGGTGTTGTCCCAGACCCCTGCCCAGGGAAGAGGGTGAAATCtgtccctggagcagccaggccaTGAGCCAggcccccgtgtcccccggcACGGTGGCAGTGGGTGCTGACACCGCTTCCGTGTGACATTTTCCAGCCTCCCCCGCAggggcccggggccggcacagctgtgaaaacagGATCCGAAACCCACGGGGAAAACACGCCGGGAGGCAGGGATGgcacggggggtttggggctctGGGTTCCAGCCTGGATGTGCCCCCCGGAGGGGCTACAGGGTGCCAGGGGTCCGGGGAGAGCCCGAAGGGATGAGCACAtgggcagggaggagctgccaTCACTCCCATCACAGGGCTGCTGCCCCCAGGGATGTTCTGAGCCCCCCTGGAGCTTTTTGGGATTGCCAGATGGCATCTGAGCGCCCACCCCAATGCCCGGGTGGGTGTTTGGGCAcatgctcctgctgccctgtgccctCCAGTGCCCCCCGGACAGGGAAGACGTGTCCCAGACCCTGGGGCTgccacagggcacagctggtggcactgccagccacATGTCCCAGCTGGGGGTGTCCTGCTCTGAAGCTGTTCCTGGTAGCAAGCCAGGAATGCTCCTCCACACTCCAAAATCCTCGAGGCCGGCTCCTTATCTCCCACAGAAAGCCCCAGGAGCGTTAAAGCCAGGGCCAAAGGAAGCACCGGCGTCACCACGGGCCCACTCcgtcaccccaaaacaacatCATCCAACCCCCGCCAGCCGGCGAGCCGTGTCCCCTGTACCTTCAGGGTGTCCCCTTTCTGGAAGGGCAGCTCGTCCTTCTCCGTCGCCTGGAAGGTGTAGAGGGCCACGGACTCCATGGCCGTGGGGCTGCGCGCACGGCGCGGCACCGGGGCAGGAAACCGAGCTGATGTCAGCGCTGCCGGGGCACCACAGCTGCCCAGATGTGCGGCGGAGGCGGGGGGGAGCCGTGCCAGCCCACCCGAGTGCCAGGCGTGCCAAAGGATGGCAGAAGGATTTGGCGTTTCCCCCGCGGTGAGTTGGTGGGCAGCCGGCCGGGGTTTGGATGGGAGAGGGATGGCGATGGGTTGAGGATTTTGGGAAGGGTGTTTGGGGAGCACGGGCAGCGCTGATGGGGGAGTCTCTGGTTGAGCTGCCAAAGGGGGGATTGGTGGGAATGGTTGTTCCAGAAGCAAGAGAATGGCGGCGGGTGGGAATGCCGGAGGCGGAGGGAGGTGGGAGGATGCACACACctggttttttgggaattcagaGCGAACCCTCCGtggctcagctctgcccagcGAGCTTTCAGCACAACTGATGTTGGCTCTTTTGCCTCTTTGGGCTGGCCCCTTGGGCGAGCtgatttttcccagttttcttcTACAGGGCTTAGGGAATAAAAATCCCTTTTAGACTAAAACTGAGCACTAAAACTTCCCGCTGCTCCCGTGGGCGTCAGGCACGGAGTCTGCAGGGCTCGCACGCCGGGGAGCATTCCCAGCGGGAAGGTCCCTGAGCTGTGCAGCCTTCCTGTGtgtgggctggggcagggagcgCATGGAAAATCCGCCAGACACCGCCTCGCTTTGCTGCGGGGAATGAAACCGGGGACAGCTGCAGCGCAGTCCCTGCCCGTGCATTTGGGCATTTTCCAGCGAGGAGCAGGATGCTGCTGCCATCTGCCCGGGGTGGGATGAGCCATGGTGCTTGCAGAGCCGCTGCGGGGATTGGGCTCGGTGGTTCGCCTCTCCCAAACCTTATTCCCGCTTCCCGACTGCATCCGAAAAGCAAAGGACCTCTAGGCACCCCACTGAGGCCACTTCAGTGCCCGTGGGAAGGCCAGAGGGATGTGCAGGGTGTCACTGGGTGTCCCCCCACCCAGCGAGGCACAGTCCCCCGTGGTTATCCCGGGAtgtgctgctcccaggggatG
Protein-coding sequences here:
- the GRAP gene encoding GRB2-related adapter protein isoform X2 yields the protein MESVALYTFQATEKDELPFQKGDTLKILNMEDDQNWYKAELFGREGFVPKNYIKVKPHPWYAGRISRQLAEERLLQRNRLGAFLIRDSESAPGEFSLSVSYGKDVQHFKVLRERNGKYFLWEEKFNSLNELVDFYRMTTIAKEQQIFLWDEDQTQQRPRFVQAQFNFSAREGSQLPFLRGDIIEVLDCPDPHWWQGKIYGRVGLFPRSYVHPIHQ
- the GRAP gene encoding GRB2-related adapter protein isoform X1; translated protein: MESVALYTFQATEKDELPFQKGDTLKILNMEDDQNWYKAELFGREGFVPKNYIKVKPHPWYAGRISRQLAEERLLQRNRLGAFLIRDSESAPGEFSLSVSYGKDVQHFKVLRERNGKYFLWEEKFNSLNELVDFYRMTTIAKEQQIFLWDEDQTQQVKRPRFVQAQFNFSAREGSQLPFLRGDIIEVLDCPDPHWWQGKIYGRVGLFPRSYVHPIHQ